The region ACTTAGAGCCCAAATATTACCTTATTTAGGAAATGCATATTTAAAAGATAAAGACTATAAAACATCTGCTAGATATCTTGTAGAATCTATCAATCTAAATAGACGATTTGATAACAAAAATGAAATTTTAATAGCCTTAAATAGTTTAGGAGATTTAAATATACAACAAGGTAGACTTAAAACTGCTGAAGAACAATTACAAGAGGCTGCTAATATTAGTAGAGTTACAAAAAATGATGAAGAGTTGCTACGTAATTACAAGTTGATGCAAACTCTAGATTCTAAAAAAGGTAACTTTGAAAGTGCTTACACTTGGCAAGAAGAATATTATAAATTAAAAGAAAAACTAGATCAAGAACAGGCTAAAAATACACCAGTATTTGTTATTGATGATGTAGAAGAAGCTAGTACAGATGTAGATCCCTTACTTATTCCGAATACTGGAGTTGATGAAGATTTAGTAAGTAAGAAAAAATTAGATAAATTTAAACTTATCTTTTATGCTTTATTAGCAGCATTTGCAATTGTTTTGACCTTTTTTGTGCTATTTTATTTAAAACGAAACAACAGACTAAAATATACTAGAGAGCTTGAGGCAAAAAACAAGAAGATAGAATTGCAAAACGAAGCTATTTTAGAGCAAAGCAAACATCTAGAAAACATAAATAAAGTTAAAGACAAGTTGTTTTCTATTGTCTCTCATGACCTTAAGGACTCTTTAACATCTACAAAAGGATTTATAGATTTATTAAAAGAAGGACAATTAACTCAAGACGAGTTCCATAGTCTACTACCAGAATTAAGTGAGAATGCTAATAATGCCTCATTATTGTTATTTAATCTTTTAAATTGGTCTAAATCACAGATGCAGTCTTTAGAACCTAAACCTTCCTTATTTGATATCCAAGAAGTATTTGCTGAAAAAGTAAAACTAATGGACCAAAAATTTGAAGCAAAAGGTGTCAAACTTATTGATAATACACTTCGTGATTTTGTGTATGCTGATAGAAGCATGATAGAAATTGTAATCCAAAATTTATTAGCTAACGCTGTAAAATTTTGTAATAAAGGTGATAGTGTATCTATTTCTAATCAGATTAGCAATGGAAAAGCCATACTAAGTGTTGCAGACACAGGTGTAGGAATTAGTAAAGAGGACCAAGGTAAATTGTTTGGTAACAATACATTTACTACTAGAGGAACTAATAAAGAAAAAGGAACAGGTCTTGGATTAACCATATGTAGAGAGTTAGTCGAACTAAACAAAGGAACCATTTGGGTAGAAAGCGCTGTAAATGTAGGTAGTACTTTTTATGTAGAATTACCTAAAAACAGAGTGGAAAATCCAGGTGATACATGAACTACCCCTTCGGTAGAAATACCTCAGCCATCATACACCGAGCGCTTCCGCCACCACAAGTCTCAATAGTTTCTAAA is a window of Olleya sp. YS DNA encoding:
- a CDS encoding tetratricopeptide repeat-containing sensor histidine kinase, with product MKRLFVLIFLFCFAFGFSQDEELDSLTIQLAYQSPDSSKVDTSVSIIKLLFDKKDYSKAQKFITLSEDLAKDLNYKKGLAEITYYKAKIGNEQGDVAQAIRHFKNAKSLYASIKDTISIAKVNSNLGVLEIKNGNYKDGLAYALSAINELEKRGLFEELSKNYDNLANTYETTGNLEKAITYYLKKLDVDNRSNNIEGLISTNKNLGDIYTKKENYNQAVSYYESALGYASSSDEKLRAQILPYLGNAYLKDKDYKTSARYLVESINLNRRFDNKNEILIALNSLGDLNIQQGRLKTAEEQLQEAANISRVTKNDEELLRNYKLMQTLDSKKGNFESAYTWQEEYYKLKEKLDQEQAKNTPVFVIDDVEEASTDVDPLLIPNTGVDEDLVSKKKLDKFKLIFYALLAAFAIVLTFFVLFYLKRNNRLKYTRELEAKNKKIELQNEAILEQSKHLENINKVKDKLFSIVSHDLKDSLTSTKGFIDLLKEGQLTQDEFHSLLPELSENANNASLLLFNLLNWSKSQMQSLEPKPSLFDIQEVFAEKVKLMDQKFEAKGVKLIDNTLRDFVYADRSMIEIVIQNLLANAVKFCNKGDSVSISNQISNGKAILSVADTGVGISKEDQGKLFGNNTFTTRGTNKEKGTGLGLTICRELVELNKGTIWVESAVNVGSTFYVELPKNRVENPGDT